CCCCATGGCCAGCGGCAGTTCGATCTCCCGCAGGCGACGCCAGCGGCCGTAACCCATGCCGTCGGCGGCATGCAGCGCCGCCGCGGGTACATTGTCCAGGCCCGCGACGGTCTGTCCGAGCACCGGAAGCACGCCGTACAACGCCAGGGCCAGCAAGGTCGGCGCCGCGCCGAAACCGAGCAGTGGTACGGCGATGGCCAACACCGCCACCGGTGGAAACGTCTGCCCGATCACCGCCACCGCACGCACCGTGGGCAGCAGCGACCGGCCGACCGGACGCGTCACCAGCACACCGAGGGACAGCCCGGCGATCGTCGCGACCGCGGTGGCAACGAGCACCAGCCCCAAGTGGGACAGGGTCAGCATGGCGAACGACGTACGCACGTAGACCGGATGACTCAGCGCCGGCCATCCCGCATGGAACACCGGTGCCGCGTGCGGCAGCACCAGCACCAACGCCAGCAGGACCACGGCGGGCAGCAGCCCCCTCATGCAGGCCGCGCCACGAGGTCGCCCAGGCGG
This DNA window, taken from Luteibacter sp. 9135, encodes the following:
- a CDS encoding ABC transporter permease, whose product is MRGLLPAVVLLALVLVLPHAAPVFHAGWPALSHPVYVRTSFAMLTLSHLGLVLVATAVATIAGLSLGVLVTRPVGRSLLPTVRAVAVIGQTFPPVAVLAIAVPLLGFGAAPTLLALALYGVLPVLGQTVAGLDNVPAAALHAADGMGYGRWRRLREIELPLAMGPIMAGVRLSAIVGVGTATIGSTVGATTLGSPIVEGLVGNNTAYVIQGALLVGALALTLDGALQYLERRLTRPAPTADRIR